The Panicum virgatum strain AP13 chromosome 5K, P.virgatum_v5, whole genome shotgun sequence genome has a window encoding:
- the LOC120705551 gene encoding uncharacterized protein LOC120705551 isoform X7, with protein sequence MGSAPTSRPPPAARRGVSPAASLSSGRLLSACCRRIRPAQERERERERECGEGRNEGRGTGQHGAARPRAHLPSHPLLPHRAAPRLPSLPSAARRASPNPNPSSSTAAVRPALLLGSAALPVGSPCRAAPPSPWPPRAVVHNLRAGTPSRGTATAPVCGRLRATAPPLPSEAGTGRPGRCLRSRPWVGGADPARRRRSLLGVRASPQAGRRMRGGPPWMGQLASQPEGRLDRSGECRLDLRLQQRRTAMSWAALFLLCSTYRRHSIVSSFGFRNLSNFLQISIPLYCHYLQLARSMSLAYFFGVLLVAVGESSFLIMRKLHGSMQIEQSSLDLGSQSSTPVDPRPVHCPAQEYKKISAGSKGLPRSTDHDLHPGQFVKDASAVCIFLPLQLCSHLISELCGHGWNGLSFLWS encoded by the exons ATGGGGAGCGCCCCCacgagccggccgccgccggccgcgcgccgcggggTCTCGCCCGCCGCCAGCCTGAGCTCCGGTCGCCTGCTCTCGGCTTGCTGCCGCCGGATCCGACCGgcgcaggagagagagagggagagagagagagagtgtgggGAGGGACGGAACGAAGGGAGAGGCACAGGGCAGCAcggcgccgcgcggccgcgcgcaCACCTGCCCTCCCATCCCCTCCTTcctcaccgcgccgcgccgcgcctcccctcccttccATCCGCGGCGCGCCGTGCctcccctaaccctaaccctagctcctccaccgccgccgtccggcCCGCCCTCCTCTTGGGCTCCGCGGCCTTGCCCGTGGGCTCGCCGTGCCGTGCTGCTCCACCCTCCCCTTGGCCTCCGCGCGCCGTCGTCCATAACCTACGCGCCGGCACTCCGAGCCGGGGCACCGCCACTGCTCCCGTCTGCGGGAGACTCCGAgccacggcgccgccgctcccatcTGAGGCAGGGACGGGCCGCCCAGGGCGCTGCCTCCGCTCCCGCCCGTGGGTGGGAGGGGCCgacccggcgcgccgccgccgctcgctgctcGGTGTCCGGGCCTCACCACAAGCGGGGCGGCGCATGCGCGGTGGCCCTCCCTGGATGGGGCAGCTCGCGTCACAGCCGGAAGGCAG ATTAGACAGATCCGGTGAGTGCAGGCTGGACCTAAGGCTGCAACAGAGGAGAACGGCGATGAGCTGGGCGGCGCTCTTCCTCCTTTGCTCCACTTATCGGCGCCACTCCATCGTCAGCTCCTTCGGATTCAGGAACCTCAGTAACTTCCTTCAGATTTCTATCCCCCTTTATTGTCATTACTTGCAACTTGCAAGGTCAATGAGCTTGGCATATTTCTTCGGAGTTCTGTTAGTAGCAGTTGGTGAAAGTAGCTTCTTGATAATGAGAAAACTACATGGTTCAATGCAGATTGAGCAGTCCAGCCTCGATCTTGGTTCACAGTCCTCCACTCCCGTGGATCCAAGACCTGTACATTGCCCAGCCCAAG AATACAAGAAAATTAGCGCAGGTAGCAAGGGGTTGCCCCGGTCAACAGATCATGATCTACACCCAG
- the LOC120705551 gene encoding uncharacterized protein LOC120705551 isoform X3 has translation MGSAPTSRPPPAARRGVSPAASLSSGRLLSACCRRIRPAQERERERERECGEGRNEGRGTGQHGAARPRAHLPSHPLLPHRAAPRLPSLPSAARRASPNPNPSSSTAAVRPALLLGSAALPVGSPCRAAPPSPWPPRAVVHNLRAGTPSRGTATAPVCGRLRATAPPLPSEAGTGRPGRCLRSRPWVGGADPARRRRSLLGVRASPQAGRRMRGGPPWMGQLASQPEGRLDRSGECRLDLRLQQRRTAMSWAALFLLCSTYRRHSIVSSFGFRNLSNFLQISIPLYCHYLQLARSMSLAYFFGVLLVAVGESSFLIMRKLHGSMQIEQSSLDLGSQSSTPVDPRPVHCPAQGYCNGDKNTRKLAQVARGCPGQQIMIYTQVSTTTIVIFRGWLPIATNYLHDGIHNSRLFYSRSNYVFSLSPSGQFVKDASAVCIFLPLQLCSHLISELCGHGWNGLSFLWS, from the exons ATGGGGAGCGCCCCCacgagccggccgccgccggccgcgcgccgcggggTCTCGCCCGCCGCCAGCCTGAGCTCCGGTCGCCTGCTCTCGGCTTGCTGCCGCCGGATCCGACCGgcgcaggagagagagagggagagagagagagagtgtgggGAGGGACGGAACGAAGGGAGAGGCACAGGGCAGCAcggcgccgcgcggccgcgcgcaCACCTGCCCTCCCATCCCCTCCTTcctcaccgcgccgcgccgcgcctcccctcccttccATCCGCGGCGCGCCGTGCctcccctaaccctaaccctagctcctccaccgccgccgtccggcCCGCCCTCCTCTTGGGCTCCGCGGCCTTGCCCGTGGGCTCGCCGTGCCGTGCTGCTCCACCCTCCCCTTGGCCTCCGCGCGCCGTCGTCCATAACCTACGCGCCGGCACTCCGAGCCGGGGCACCGCCACTGCTCCCGTCTGCGGGAGACTCCGAgccacggcgccgccgctcccatcTGAGGCAGGGACGGGCCGCCCAGGGCGCTGCCTCCGCTCCCGCCCGTGGGTGGGAGGGGCCgacccggcgcgccgccgccgctcgctgctcGGTGTCCGGGCCTCACCACAAGCGGGGCGGCGCATGCGCGGTGGCCCTCCCTGGATGGGGCAGCTCGCGTCACAGCCGGAAGGCAG ATTAGACAGATCCGGTGAGTGCAGGCTGGACCTAAGGCTGCAACAGAGGAGAACGGCGATGAGCTGGGCGGCGCTCTTCCTCCTTTGCTCCACTTATCGGCGCCACTCCATCGTCAGCTCCTTCGGATTCAGGAACCTCAGTAACTTCCTTCAGATTTCTATCCCCCTTTATTGTCATTACTTGCAACTTGCAAGGTCAATGAGCTTGGCATATTTCTTCGGAGTTCTGTTAGTAGCAGTTGGTGAAAGTAGCTTCTTGATAATGAGAAAACTACATGGTTCAATGCAGATTGAGCAGTCCAGCCTCGATCTTGGTTCACAGTCCTCCACTCCCGTGGATCCAAGACCTGTACATTGCCCAGCCCAAG GTTATTGCAACGGAGACAAGAATACAAGAAAATTAGCGCAGGTAGCAAGGGGTTGCCCCGGTCAACAGATCATGATCTACACCCAGGTGAGCACAACTACCATTGTAATTTTCAGAGGGTGGCTTCCAATTGCTACTAACTACCTGCACGATGGTATACATAATTCCAGATTATTTTACTCCAGATCAAACTAtgtgttctctctctctccgtctG
- the LOC120705551 gene encoding uncharacterized protein LOC120705551 isoform X9, translating to MGSAPTSRPPPAARRGVSPAASLSSGRLLSACCRRIRPAQERERERERECGEGRNEGRGTGQHGAARPRAHLPSHPLLPHRAAPRLPSLPSAARRASPNPNPSSSTAAVRPALLLGSAALPVGSPCRAAPPSPWPPRAVVHNLRAGTPSRGTATAPVCGRLRATAPPLPSEAGTGRPGRCLRSRPWVGGADPARRRRSLLGVRASPQAGRRMRGGPPWMGQLASQPEGRLDRSGECRLDLRLQQRRTAMSWAALFLLCSTYRRHSIVSSFGFRNLSNFLQISIPLYCHYLQLARSMSLAYFFGVLLVAVGESSFLIMRKLHGSMQIEQSSLDLGSQSSTPVDPRPVHCPAQGYCNGDKNTRKLAQVARGCPGQQIMIYTQIILLQIKLCVLSLSVWSSTTACY from the exons ATGGGGAGCGCCCCCacgagccggccgccgccggccgcgcgccgcggggTCTCGCCCGCCGCCAGCCTGAGCTCCGGTCGCCTGCTCTCGGCTTGCTGCCGCCGGATCCGACCGgcgcaggagagagagagggagagagagagagagtgtgggGAGGGACGGAACGAAGGGAGAGGCACAGGGCAGCAcggcgccgcgcggccgcgcgcaCACCTGCCCTCCCATCCCCTCCTTcctcaccgcgccgcgccgcgcctcccctcccttccATCCGCGGCGCGCCGTGCctcccctaaccctaaccctagctcctccaccgccgccgtccggcCCGCCCTCCTCTTGGGCTCCGCGGCCTTGCCCGTGGGCTCGCCGTGCCGTGCTGCTCCACCCTCCCCTTGGCCTCCGCGCGCCGTCGTCCATAACCTACGCGCCGGCACTCCGAGCCGGGGCACCGCCACTGCTCCCGTCTGCGGGAGACTCCGAgccacggcgccgccgctcccatcTGAGGCAGGGACGGGCCGCCCAGGGCGCTGCCTCCGCTCCCGCCCGTGGGTGGGAGGGGCCgacccggcgcgccgccgccgctcgctgctcGGTGTCCGGGCCTCACCACAAGCGGGGCGGCGCATGCGCGGTGGCCCTCCCTGGATGGGGCAGCTCGCGTCACAGCCGGAAGGCAG ATTAGACAGATCCGGTGAGTGCAGGCTGGACCTAAGGCTGCAACAGAGGAGAACGGCGATGAGCTGGGCGGCGCTCTTCCTCCTTTGCTCCACTTATCGGCGCCACTCCATCGTCAGCTCCTTCGGATTCAGGAACCTCAGTAACTTCCTTCAGATTTCTATCCCCCTTTATTGTCATTACTTGCAACTTGCAAGGTCAATGAGCTTGGCATATTTCTTCGGAGTTCTGTTAGTAGCAGTTGGTGAAAGTAGCTTCTTGATAATGAGAAAACTACATGGTTCAATGCAGATTGAGCAGTCCAGCCTCGATCTTGGTTCACAGTCCTCCACTCCCGTGGATCCAAGACCTGTACATTGCCCAGCCCAAG GTTATTGCAACGGAGACAAGAATACAAGAAAATTAGCGCAGGTAGCAAGGGGTTGCCCCGGTCAACAGATCATGATCTACACCCAG ATTATTTTACTCCAGATCAAACTAtgtgttctctctctctccgtctG GTCAAGTACTACAGCATGCTACTGA
- the LOC120705551 gene encoding translation initiation factor IF-2-like isoform X16, with protein MGSAPTSRPPPAARRGVSPAASLSSGRLLSACCRRIRPAQERERERERECGEGRNEGRGTGQHGAARPRAHLPSHPLLPHRAAPRLPSLPSAARRASPNPNPSSSTAAVRPALLLGSAALPVGSPCRAAPPSPWPPRAVVHNLRAGTPSRGTATAPVCGRLRATAPPLPSEAGTGRPGRCLRSRPWVGGADPARRRRSLLGVRASPQAGRRMRGGPPWMGQLASQPEGRLDRSGECRLDLRLQQRRTAMSWAALFLLCSTYRRHSIVSSFGFRLSSPASILVHSPPLPWIQDLYIAQPKVIATETRIQEN; from the exons ATGGGGAGCGCCCCCacgagccggccgccgccggccgcgcgccgcggggTCTCGCCCGCCGCCAGCCTGAGCTCCGGTCGCCTGCTCTCGGCTTGCTGCCGCCGGATCCGACCGgcgcaggagagagagagggagagagagagagagtgtgggGAGGGACGGAACGAAGGGAGAGGCACAGGGCAGCAcggcgccgcgcggccgcgcgcaCACCTGCCCTCCCATCCCCTCCTTcctcaccgcgccgcgccgcgcctcccctcccttccATCCGCGGCGCGCCGTGCctcccctaaccctaaccctagctcctccaccgccgccgtccggcCCGCCCTCCTCTTGGGCTCCGCGGCCTTGCCCGTGGGCTCGCCGTGCCGTGCTGCTCCACCCTCCCCTTGGCCTCCGCGCGCCGTCGTCCATAACCTACGCGCCGGCACTCCGAGCCGGGGCACCGCCACTGCTCCCGTCTGCGGGAGACTCCGAgccacggcgccgccgctcccatcTGAGGCAGGGACGGGCCGCCCAGGGCGCTGCCTCCGCTCCCGCCCGTGGGTGGGAGGGGCCgacccggcgcgccgccgccgctcgctgctcGGTGTCCGGGCCTCACCACAAGCGGGGCGGCGCATGCGCGGTGGCCCTCCCTGGATGGGGCAGCTCGCGTCACAGCCGGAAGGCAG ATTAGACAGATCCGGTGAGTGCAGGCTGGACCTAAGGCTGCAACAGAGGAGAACGGCGATGAGCTGGGCGGCGCTCTTCCTCCTTTGCTCCACTTATCGGCGCCACTCCATCGTCAGCTCCTTCGGATTCAG ATTGAGCAGTCCAGCCTCGATCTTGGTTCACAGTCCTCCACTCCCGTGGATCCAAGACCTGTACATTGCCCAGCCCAAG GTTATTGCAACGGAGACAAGAATACAAGAAAATTAG
- the LOC120705551 gene encoding uncharacterized protein LOC120705551 isoform X1, with product MGSAPTSRPPPAARRGVSPAASLSSGRLLSACCRRIRPAQERERERERECGEGRNEGRGTGQHGAARPRAHLPSHPLLPHRAAPRLPSLPSAARRASPNPNPSSSTAAVRPALLLGSAALPVGSPCRAAPPSPWPPRAVVHNLRAGTPSRGTATAPVCGRLRATAPPLPSEAGTGRPGRCLRSRPWVGGADPARRRRSLLGVRASPQAGRRMRGGPPWMGQLASQPEGRLDRSGECRLDLRLQQRRTAMSWAALFLLCSTYRRHSIVSSFGFRNLSNFLQISIPLYCHYLQLARSMSLAYFFGVLLVAVGESSFLIMRKLHGSMQIEQSSLDLGSQSSTPVDPRPVHCPAQGYCNGDKNTRKLAQVARGCPGQQIMIYTQVSTTTIVIFRGWLPIATNYLHDGIHNSRLFYSRSNYVFSLSPSGQVLQHATDKKWKSGIYVQPTLFSACNIMAWCRPEQLLQYKWVGFEL from the exons ATGGGGAGCGCCCCCacgagccggccgccgccggccgcgcgccgcggggTCTCGCCCGCCGCCAGCCTGAGCTCCGGTCGCCTGCTCTCGGCTTGCTGCCGCCGGATCCGACCGgcgcaggagagagagagggagagagagagagagtgtgggGAGGGACGGAACGAAGGGAGAGGCACAGGGCAGCAcggcgccgcgcggccgcgcgcaCACCTGCCCTCCCATCCCCTCCTTcctcaccgcgccgcgccgcgcctcccctcccttccATCCGCGGCGCGCCGTGCctcccctaaccctaaccctagctcctccaccgccgccgtccggcCCGCCCTCCTCTTGGGCTCCGCGGCCTTGCCCGTGGGCTCGCCGTGCCGTGCTGCTCCACCCTCCCCTTGGCCTCCGCGCGCCGTCGTCCATAACCTACGCGCCGGCACTCCGAGCCGGGGCACCGCCACTGCTCCCGTCTGCGGGAGACTCCGAgccacggcgccgccgctcccatcTGAGGCAGGGACGGGCCGCCCAGGGCGCTGCCTCCGCTCCCGCCCGTGGGTGGGAGGGGCCgacccggcgcgccgccgccgctcgctgctcGGTGTCCGGGCCTCACCACAAGCGGGGCGGCGCATGCGCGGTGGCCCTCCCTGGATGGGGCAGCTCGCGTCACAGCCGGAAGGCAG ATTAGACAGATCCGGTGAGTGCAGGCTGGACCTAAGGCTGCAACAGAGGAGAACGGCGATGAGCTGGGCGGCGCTCTTCCTCCTTTGCTCCACTTATCGGCGCCACTCCATCGTCAGCTCCTTCGGATTCAGGAACCTCAGTAACTTCCTTCAGATTTCTATCCCCCTTTATTGTCATTACTTGCAACTTGCAAGGTCAATGAGCTTGGCATATTTCTTCGGAGTTCTGTTAGTAGCAGTTGGTGAAAGTAGCTTCTTGATAATGAGAAAACTACATGGTTCAATGCAGATTGAGCAGTCCAGCCTCGATCTTGGTTCACAGTCCTCCACTCCCGTGGATCCAAGACCTGTACATTGCCCAGCCCAAG GTTATTGCAACGGAGACAAGAATACAAGAAAATTAGCGCAGGTAGCAAGGGGTTGCCCCGGTCAACAGATCATGATCTACACCCAGGTGAGCACAACTACCATTGTAATTTTCAGAGGGTGGCTTCCAATTGCTACTAACTACCTGCACGATGGTATACATAATTCCAGATTATTTTACTCCAGATCAAACTAtgtgttctctctctctccgtctG GTCAAGTACTACAGCATGCTACTGATAAAAAATGGAAAAGTGGTATATATGTTCAGCCAACTCTCTTCTCTGCATGCAATATAATGGCTTGGTGCAGACCAGAGCAACTGTTGCAATACAAGTGGGTGGGATTTGAGCTTTAG
- the LOC120705551 gene encoding uncharacterized protein LOC120705551 isoform X14, with translation MGSAPTSRPPPAARRGVSPAASLSSGRLLSACCRRIRPAQERERERERECGEGRNEGRGTGQHGAARPRAHLPSHPLLPHRAAPRLPSLPSAARRASPNPNPSSSTAAVRPALLLGSAALPVGSPCRAAPPSPWPPRAVVHNLRAGTPSRGTATAPVCGRLRATAPPLPSEAGTGRPGRCLRSRPWVGGADPARRRRSLLGVRASPQAGRRMRGGPPWMGQLASQPEGRLDRSGECRLDLRLQQRRTAMSWAALFLLCSTYRRHSIVSSFGFRLSSPASILVHSPPLPWIQDLYIAQPKNTRKLAQVARGCPGQQIMIYTQIILLQIKLCVLSLSVWSSTTACY, from the exons ATGGGGAGCGCCCCCacgagccggccgccgccggccgcgcgccgcggggTCTCGCCCGCCGCCAGCCTGAGCTCCGGTCGCCTGCTCTCGGCTTGCTGCCGCCGGATCCGACCGgcgcaggagagagagagggagagagagagagagtgtgggGAGGGACGGAACGAAGGGAGAGGCACAGGGCAGCAcggcgccgcgcggccgcgcgcaCACCTGCCCTCCCATCCCCTCCTTcctcaccgcgccgcgccgcgcctcccctcccttccATCCGCGGCGCGCCGTGCctcccctaaccctaaccctagctcctccaccgccgccgtccggcCCGCCCTCCTCTTGGGCTCCGCGGCCTTGCCCGTGGGCTCGCCGTGCCGTGCTGCTCCACCCTCCCCTTGGCCTCCGCGCGCCGTCGTCCATAACCTACGCGCCGGCACTCCGAGCCGGGGCACCGCCACTGCTCCCGTCTGCGGGAGACTCCGAgccacggcgccgccgctcccatcTGAGGCAGGGACGGGCCGCCCAGGGCGCTGCCTCCGCTCCCGCCCGTGGGTGGGAGGGGCCgacccggcgcgccgccgccgctcgctgctcGGTGTCCGGGCCTCACCACAAGCGGGGCGGCGCATGCGCGGTGGCCCTCCCTGGATGGGGCAGCTCGCGTCACAGCCGGAAGGCAG ATTAGACAGATCCGGTGAGTGCAGGCTGGACCTAAGGCTGCAACAGAGGAGAACGGCGATGAGCTGGGCGGCGCTCTTCCTCCTTTGCTCCACTTATCGGCGCCACTCCATCGTCAGCTCCTTCGGATTCAG ATTGAGCAGTCCAGCCTCGATCTTGGTTCACAGTCCTCCACTCCCGTGGATCCAAGACCTGTACATTGCCCAGCCCAAG AATACAAGAAAATTAGCGCAGGTAGCAAGGGGTTGCCCCGGTCAACAGATCATGATCTACACCCAG ATTATTTTACTCCAGATCAAACTAtgtgttctctctctctccgtctG GTCAAGTACTACAGCATGCTACTGA
- the LOC120705551 gene encoding translation initiation factor IF-2-like isoform X17 translates to MGSAPTSRPPPAARRGVSPAASLSSGRLLSACCRRIRPAQERERERERECGEGRNEGRGTGQHGAARPRAHLPSHPLLPHRAAPRLPSLPSAARRASPNPNPSSSTAAVRPALLLGSAALPVGSPCRAAPPSPWPPRAVVHNLRAGTPSRGTATAPVCGRLRATAPPLPSEAGTGRPGRCLRSRPWVGGADPARRRRSLLGVRASPQAGRRMRGGPPWMGQLASQPEGRLDRSGECRLDLRLQQRRTAMSWAALFLLCSTYRRHSIVSSFGFRNLN, encoded by the exons ATGGGGAGCGCCCCCacgagccggccgccgccggccgcgcgccgcggggTCTCGCCCGCCGCCAGCCTGAGCTCCGGTCGCCTGCTCTCGGCTTGCTGCCGCCGGATCCGACCGgcgcaggagagagagagggagagagagagagagtgtgggGAGGGACGGAACGAAGGGAGAGGCACAGGGCAGCAcggcgccgcgcggccgcgcgcaCACCTGCCCTCCCATCCCCTCCTTcctcaccgcgccgcgccgcgcctcccctcccttccATCCGCGGCGCGCCGTGCctcccctaaccctaaccctagctcctccaccgccgccgtccggcCCGCCCTCCTCTTGGGCTCCGCGGCCTTGCCCGTGGGCTCGCCGTGCCGTGCTGCTCCACCCTCCCCTTGGCCTCCGCGCGCCGTCGTCCATAACCTACGCGCCGGCACTCCGAGCCGGGGCACCGCCACTGCTCCCGTCTGCGGGAGACTCCGAgccacggcgccgccgctcccatcTGAGGCAGGGACGGGCCGCCCAGGGCGCTGCCTCCGCTCCCGCCCGTGGGTGGGAGGGGCCgacccggcgcgccgccgccgctcgctgctcGGTGTCCGGGCCTCACCACAAGCGGGGCGGCGCATGCGCGGTGGCCCTCCCTGGATGGGGCAGCTCGCGTCACAGCCGGAAGGCAG ATTAGACAGATCCGGTGAGTGCAGGCTGGACCTAAGGCTGCAACAGAGGAGAACGGCGATGAGCTGGGCGGCGCTCTTCCTCCTTTGCTCCACTTATCGGCGCCACTCCATCGTCAGCTCCTTCGGATTCAGGAACCTCA ATTGA
- the LOC120705551 gene encoding uncharacterized protein LOC120705551 isoform X8, giving the protein MGSAPTSRPPPAARRGVSPAASLSSGRLLSACCRRIRPAQERERERERECGEGRNEGRGTGQHGAARPRAHLPSHPLLPHRAAPRLPSLPSAARRASPNPNPSSSTAAVRPALLLGSAALPVGSPCRAAPPSPWPPRAVVHNLRAGTPSRGTATAPVCGRLRATAPPLPSEAGTGRPGRCLRSRPWVGGADPARRRRSLLGVRASPQAGRRMRGGPPWMGQLASQPEGRLDRSGECRLDLRLQQRRTAMSWAALFLLCSTYRRHSIVSSFGFRLSSPASILVHSPPLPWIQDLYIAQPKNTRKLAQVARGCPGQQIMIYTQVSTTTIVIFRGWLPIATNYLHDGIHNSRLFYSRSNYVFSLSPSGQVLQHATDKKWKSGIYVQPTLFSACNIMAWCRPEQLLQYKWVGFEL; this is encoded by the exons ATGGGGAGCGCCCCCacgagccggccgccgccggccgcgcgccgcggggTCTCGCCCGCCGCCAGCCTGAGCTCCGGTCGCCTGCTCTCGGCTTGCTGCCGCCGGATCCGACCGgcgcaggagagagagagggagagagagagagagtgtgggGAGGGACGGAACGAAGGGAGAGGCACAGGGCAGCAcggcgccgcgcggccgcgcgcaCACCTGCCCTCCCATCCCCTCCTTcctcaccgcgccgcgccgcgcctcccctcccttccATCCGCGGCGCGCCGTGCctcccctaaccctaaccctagctcctccaccgccgccgtccggcCCGCCCTCCTCTTGGGCTCCGCGGCCTTGCCCGTGGGCTCGCCGTGCCGTGCTGCTCCACCCTCCCCTTGGCCTCCGCGCGCCGTCGTCCATAACCTACGCGCCGGCACTCCGAGCCGGGGCACCGCCACTGCTCCCGTCTGCGGGAGACTCCGAgccacggcgccgccgctcccatcTGAGGCAGGGACGGGCCGCCCAGGGCGCTGCCTCCGCTCCCGCCCGTGGGTGGGAGGGGCCgacccggcgcgccgccgccgctcgctgctcGGTGTCCGGGCCTCACCACAAGCGGGGCGGCGCATGCGCGGTGGCCCTCCCTGGATGGGGCAGCTCGCGTCACAGCCGGAAGGCAG ATTAGACAGATCCGGTGAGTGCAGGCTGGACCTAAGGCTGCAACAGAGGAGAACGGCGATGAGCTGGGCGGCGCTCTTCCTCCTTTGCTCCACTTATCGGCGCCACTCCATCGTCAGCTCCTTCGGATTCAG ATTGAGCAGTCCAGCCTCGATCTTGGTTCACAGTCCTCCACTCCCGTGGATCCAAGACCTGTACATTGCCCAGCCCAAG AATACAAGAAAATTAGCGCAGGTAGCAAGGGGTTGCCCCGGTCAACAGATCATGATCTACACCCAGGTGAGCACAACTACCATTGTAATTTTCAGAGGGTGGCTTCCAATTGCTACTAACTACCTGCACGATGGTATACATAATTCCAGATTATTTTACTCCAGATCAAACTAtgtgttctctctctctccgtctG GTCAAGTACTACAGCATGCTACTGATAAAAAATGGAAAAGTGGTATATATGTTCAGCCAACTCTCTTCTCTGCATGCAATATAATGGCTTGGTGCAGACCAGAGCAACTGTTGCAATACAAGTGGGTGGGATTTGAGCTTTAG
- the LOC120705551 gene encoding uncharacterized protein LOC120705551 isoform X10, with protein sequence MGSAPTSRPPPAARRGVSPAASLSSGRLLSACCRRIRPAQERERERERECGEGRNEGRGTGQHGAARPRAHLPSHPLLPHRAAPRLPSLPSAARRASPNPNPSSSTAAVRPALLLGSAALPVGSPCRAAPPSPWPPRAVVHNLRAGTPSRGTATAPVCGRLRATAPPLPSEAGTGRPGRCLRSRPWVGGADPARRRRSLLGVRASPQAGRRMRGGPPWMGQLASQPEGRLDLRLQQRRTAMSWAALFLLCSTYRRHSIVSSFGFRLSSPASILVHSPPLPWIQDLYIAQPKNTRKLAQVARGCPGQQIMIYTQVSTTTIVIFRGWLPIATNYLHDGIHNSRLFYSRSNYVFSLSPSGQVLQHATDKKWKSGIYVQPTLFSACNIMAWCRPEQLLQYKWVGFEL encoded by the exons ATGGGGAGCGCCCCCacgagccggccgccgccggccgcgcgccgcggggTCTCGCCCGCCGCCAGCCTGAGCTCCGGTCGCCTGCTCTCGGCTTGCTGCCGCCGGATCCGACCGgcgcaggagagagagagggagagagagagagagtgtgggGAGGGACGGAACGAAGGGAGAGGCACAGGGCAGCAcggcgccgcgcggccgcgcgcaCACCTGCCCTCCCATCCCCTCCTTcctcaccgcgccgcgccgcgcctcccctcccttccATCCGCGGCGCGCCGTGCctcccctaaccctaaccctagctcctccaccgccgccgtccggcCCGCCCTCCTCTTGGGCTCCGCGGCCTTGCCCGTGGGCTCGCCGTGCCGTGCTGCTCCACCCTCCCCTTGGCCTCCGCGCGCCGTCGTCCATAACCTACGCGCCGGCACTCCGAGCCGGGGCACCGCCACTGCTCCCGTCTGCGGGAGACTCCGAgccacggcgccgccgctcccatcTGAGGCAGGGACGGGCCGCCCAGGGCGCTGCCTCCGCTCCCGCCCGTGGGTGGGAGGGGCCgacccggcgcgccgccgccgctcgctgctcGGTGTCCGGGCCTCACCACAAGCGGGGCGGCGCATGCGCGGTGGCCCTCCCTGGATGGGGCAGCTCGCGTCACAGCCGGAAGGCAG GCTGGACCTAAGGCTGCAACAGAGGAGAACGGCGATGAGCTGGGCGGCGCTCTTCCTCCTTTGCTCCACTTATCGGCGCCACTCCATCGTCAGCTCCTTCGGATTCAG ATTGAGCAGTCCAGCCTCGATCTTGGTTCACAGTCCTCCACTCCCGTGGATCCAAGACCTGTACATTGCCCAGCCCAAG AATACAAGAAAATTAGCGCAGGTAGCAAGGGGTTGCCCCGGTCAACAGATCATGATCTACACCCAGGTGAGCACAACTACCATTGTAATTTTCAGAGGGTGGCTTCCAATTGCTACTAACTACCTGCACGATGGTATACATAATTCCAGATTATTTTACTCCAGATCAAACTAtgtgttctctctctctccgtctG GTCAAGTACTACAGCATGCTACTGATAAAAAATGGAAAAGTGGTATATATGTTCAGCCAACTCTCTTCTCTGCATGCAATATAATGGCTTGGTGCAGACCAGAGCAACTGTTGCAATACAAGTGGGTGGGATTTGAGCTTTAG